One genomic window of Amphiura filiformis chromosome 3, Afil_fr2py, whole genome shotgun sequence includes the following:
- the LOC140149089 gene encoding uncharacterized protein: MPTATSPKPFADEDVTSSLPEGLEEFPEATEDTATDEDIYSMTEEVLPSPAVKKAKPKSKKKAKDTEPCEGAEKPAPKKRGPKKKKMTKARIVKVKQRRMKANARERNRMHGLNDALDILRKVVPCYSKTQKLSKIETLRLAKNYISALSDILRTGRVPDTIAFAQTLSQGLSQPTTNLVAGAMQLNPRALISEENRQAYGAWGSHASVPYNSQVFPTNAYGFDDSASVSSGGVDENYNTANFHTNSALPCTPQVSPYDDAASNYHERSYGATSSPSKNQDYTCQYAAVQQTVTSSNCVPSDENVPSLYAPIDYSPPPGQRMYSYNGTVSTAAAMYPPDPEQYISSSTAINDKDLNMIGCSATIYHG; encoded by the coding sequence ATGCCAACGGCTACATCACCAAAGCCATTCGCAGATGAGGATGTGACGTCATCACTACCAGAAGGCCTAGAAGAGTTTCCAGAAGCCACTGAAGACACTGCAACAGACGAAGATATCTACAGTATGACTGAGGAAGTGCTCCCATCACCTGCTGTAAAGAAAGCAAAGCCAAAGTCAAAGAAGAAAGCCAAAGACACTGAACCATGTGAAGGGGCCGAAAAACCTGCACCTAAGAAACGCGGTccgaagaagaagaaaatgacAAAGGCGCGGATTGTTAAAGTCAAACAACGAAGAATGAAAGCAAATGCGCGGGAACGCAATCGCATGCACGGATTAAATGATGCACTCGATATACTACGTAAAGTTGTCCCTTGTTATTCAAAAACTCAGAAACTTTCCAAAATTGAGACACTACGACTTGCAAAGAATTACATTTCGGCATTGTCTGATATTCTGCGTACTGGAAGAGTGCCGGACACGATTGCATTTGCGCAGACGTTGTCTCAAGGGTTATCACAGCCGACGACTAACCTGGTTGCTGGTGCTATGCAATTAAACCCACGGGCTTTGATTTCAGAAGAAAATCGTCAAGCTTATGGGGCATGGGGTTCTCACGCAAGCGTTCCTTATAATTCACAAGTCTTTCCAACTAACGCCTACGGATTTGATGATTCGGCCAGTGTGTCCTCTGGTGGTGTTGATGAAAATTACAACACCGCCAATTTCCACACTAATTCTGCGTTGCCGTGTACACCTCAAGTGTCTCCGTATGATGATGCAGCTTCCAATTATCACGAAAGGTCTTATGGTGCTACAAGCTCGCCTTCAAAAAATCAAGATTACACCTGCCAATATGCTGCAGTACAACAGACAGTCACTTCATCAAACTGTGTCCCAAGCGACGAGAATGTACCATCTCTGTATGCTCCAATTGATTACTCCCCACCACCCGGTCAGAGGATGTACTCCTACAATGGTACGGTCAGTACTGCCGCAGCTATGTACCCACCAGATCCTGAGCAATATATTAGTTCATCAACAGCTATCAATGACAAAGACCTTAACATGATAGGATGCTCAGCAACCATTTATCATGGATAA